One Brassica napus cultivar Da-Ae chromosome C2, Da-Ae, whole genome shotgun sequence DNA window includes the following coding sequences:
- the LOC106393139 gene encoding UPF0057 membrane protein At4g30660-like gives MPSKCEILCEILIAILLPPLGVCLSRGCCTVEFLICLVLTIVRYVPGIIYALYVIVFQKQEEYFNEARRPLYYSA, from the exons ATGCCGAGCAAGTGCGAAATCTTGTGCGAGATCTTGATCGCAATCCTTCTTCCTCCTCTAGGAGTTTGCCTCAGCCGTGGCTGTTGCACT GTGGAGTTCTTGATTTGCTTAGTCCTGACTATCGTACGATACGTACCAGGCATAATCTATGCGCTTTATGTGATTGTGTTCCAGAAACAAGAAGAGTATTTCAATGAAGCCAGACGCCCTCTCTACTACTCCGCTTGA